In a single window of the Drosophila albomicans strain 15112-1751.03 chromosome 3, ASM965048v2, whole genome shotgun sequence genome:
- the LOC127565737 gene encoding uncharacterized protein LOC127565737: protein MYVIYPADELILMTYGFFAPRVKPRPTLDCLREPLVPIEYPVRSSTAANTSFNANSSSSVNYNVNSNCAAATSPTTSDSWTPGVTEPILIPPRIPTSIAAPTPPNSPHKHLTPPAVVAPTADCFSFEEQPQQQQQPQSPAIIRRTSRASLTHSNYNPSANSGSKRSSIRSNRSRPLTPLLPHQPCKQQAVAQHPQHQDEHHSSAAAPTTRRRCQEPANSV, encoded by the exons ATGTACGTAATATATCCCGCCGATGAGCTCATCTTGATGACCTATGGTTTCTTTGCGCCACGTGTGAAACCGCGACCCACACTCGACTGTCTGCGTGAACCGCTTGTGCCCATCGAGTATCCGGTCAGATCCAGCACCGCCGCCAACACCAGTTTCAACGccaactccagctccagtGTCAACTACAACGTCAACTCTAATTGCGCTGCCGCCACCAGCCCCACAACAAGCGACTCGTGGACACCAGGTGTCACCGAGCCCATTCTTATACCCCCCCGCATTCCTACTTCCATTGCCGCGCCCACGCCACCGAATTCACCGCACAAACACCTCACACCGCCCGCAGTTGTTGCTCCAACAGCGGACTGCTTTAGCTTCGAggagcaaccacaacagcaacaacagccacaatcGCCAGCGATAATACGACGCACATCGCGCGCTTCGCTGACGCATTCAAACTACAATCCATCGGCAAATAGTGGGAGCAAGCGTTCGAGCATCCGCAGCAATCGTTCGAGGCCATTGACGCCGCTGCTGCCACATCAGC CATGCAAGCAGCAGGCAGTAGCTCAGCATCCCCAGCACCAGGACGAGCACCATTCCAGCGCAGCAGCGCCTACGACGAGGAGGCGGTGCCAGGAGCCAGCGAACAGCGTTTGA
- the LOC117571212 gene encoding metchnikowin — protein sequence MQLNLGNICSTPLLLVLLLLASLGVALSEPRHRGPIFDTRPSPFNPQQPRPGGPYSGPYSGPVY from the coding sequence ATGCAACTAAATCTCGGAAATATTTGCTCGACGCctctgctgctggtgttgctgctgctcgcatCGCTTGGTGTCGCCCTCAGCGAGCCACGTCATCGCGGACCCATCTTTGACACCCGGCCGTCGCCCTTCAATCCTCAGCAACCAAGACCTGGCGGACCTTATAGTGGGCCCTATAGCGGACCGGTCTACTAA